One genomic segment of Paenibacillus sp. FSL H8-0332 includes these proteins:
- a CDS encoding MerR family transcriptional regulator, whose protein sequence is MVRHYTQLEIINLSKLPPTTVKRWLEYFSYFVPGTRQGDQVLYPYETLKLLKRISELRMERYHLSTIVRLLIEEGFPMYSKSEQELPVPERTENRMTEAPEQDRQQQLVASLSSLANELLRIADHLNHLKLQ, encoded by the coding sequence ATGGTACGCCATTACACCCAACTGGAAATCATTAATTTATCGAAATTGCCTCCGACTACTGTGAAGAGATGGCTGGAATATTTCTCTTACTTCGTACCGGGGACCCGGCAAGGAGATCAGGTGCTCTATCCCTATGAAACTCTGAAACTGTTAAAAAGAATCAGTGAGCTGCGTATGGAACGCTATCATCTAAGCACCATTGTACGCCTGCTGATCGAGGAGGGCTTCCCGATGTACAGCAAAAGTGAACAAGAGCTTCCCGTACCAGAGCGAACGGAAAACCGTATGACCGAGGCCCCGGAGCAGGACAGACAGCAGCAGCTTGTGGCTTCCCTTTCTTCACTGGCCAATGAGCTGCTCCGGATAGCGGATCATCTGAATCACTTGAAGTTGCAGTAG